One Brachyspira suanatina DNA segment encodes these proteins:
- a CDS encoding xylulokinase: MYTLGIDLSTQSITLSIINCENYKNELNISIPFNSLEEMKYSKMNKNTLLIDSNIKGKAEQDINIFLAALDKALLQLKQQFNTKDIKAIQISAQQHGHVYLSEKYKSNIEKLREKSSVNNSLAEILNNSYSYDYAPIWRTSCTQKQAEELRNAVGGKDNMIKITASNSPLRFTGAVIKYNFDNNQDLSKNTYKIFLLNTFIASILTAKDNIPVDFGNASGMSLMDYTKREWNDTLLNTVSNDLKEKLGSINDPSSFAGYVSEYFIEKYGFDSECIVGIGSGDNPQTKVLYKGDILSLGTSFVYMLDIDENSRDYSGVSNAMYDGIGNPFMIFCRTNGAILWDEVMKLYTRDYKEITESLEKNIDNMPLVLWQKENESVPISRAFPIKRYHSAPSFDSDYKGIVLSSLGLVALYSEQFTSSHKIDIAVTGGPTKDKEILKIIANIWKCPIKILPSGGASLGAAVSAVLLLGKKISLDDIRNSLIGSTIIEPDDNLANKYHDYMMLLKEKFNEINKAIL, from the coding sequence ATGTATACATTAGGGATAGATTTAAGTACACAAAGTATCACTTTAAGCATTATAAATTGTGAAAATTATAAAAATGAATTAAATATTTCTATACCATTCAATTCATTGGAAGAAATGAAATATTCAAAAATGAATAAAAATACATTGTTAATAGATTCAAATATAAAAGGAAAGGCTGAACAGGATATAAATATTTTTTTAGCAGCATTAGATAAAGCTCTGTTACAGCTCAAACAACAATTCAATACTAAAGATATAAAAGCAATACAAATATCAGCTCAGCAGCATGGACATGTTTATCTTTCAGAAAAATATAAATCGAATATAGAAAAATTAAGGGAAAAATCATCAGTAAATAATAGTTTAGCTGAAATATTAAATAATTCATATTCCTATGATTATGCTCCTATATGGAGAACTTCATGCACTCAAAAACAGGCTGAAGAATTGAGAAATGCAGTAGGCGGAAAGGATAATATGATAAAAATAACAGCTTCAAATTCTCCTCTTAGATTTACAGGTGCTGTAATAAAATATAATTTTGATAATAATCAAGACTTATCAAAAAACACATACAAAATATTTTTATTAAATACATTTATAGCATCAATATTAACAGCAAAAGATAATATACCTGTAGATTTTGGAAATGCTTCAGGAATGAGTTTAATGGATTATACAAAAAGGGAATGGAATGACACTTTATTAAATACTGTATCAAATGATTTAAAAGAAAAATTAGGAAGTATAAATGATCCTTCTAGTTTTGCGGGATATGTAAGCGAATATTTTATAGAAAAATATGGATTTGACAGCGAATGTATAGTTGGAATAGGAAGCGGTGATAATCCTCAAACAAAGGTTTTATATAAAGGAGATATATTATCATTAGGAACTAGTTTTGTCTATATGCTTGATATTGATGAGAACAGCAGAGATTATTCTGGAGTATCAAATGCTATGTATGATGGAATAGGAAATCCTTTTATGATATTCTGCCGAACTAATGGTGCTATATTATGGGATGAAGTCATGAAATTATATACTAGAGATTATAAAGAAATTACAGAATCTTTAGAAAAAAATATTGACAATATGCCTCTTGTTCTATGGCAGAAAGAAAATGAATCAGTGCCTATAAGCAGAGCATTCCCTATAAAAAGATATCATTCAGCTCCTTCTTTTGATAGTGACTATAAAGGAATAGTATTAAGTTCTTTGGGATTAGTAGCTTTATACTCTGAGCAATTTACTTCTTCTCATAAAATAGATATTGCTGTTACAGGAGGTCCCACAAAAGATAAAGAAATATTAAAAATAATAGCAAATATTTGGAAATGCCCTATAAAAATACTTCCTTCAGGAGGTGCTTCTCTTGGTGCTGCTGTATCTGCTGTTTTATTATTAGGAAAAAAAATTTCATTAGATGATATAAGAAATTCTTTGATTGGCAGTACAATCATAGAACCTGATGATAATCTTGCAAATAAATATCATGATTATATGATGCTTTTAAAAGAAAAATTTAATGAAATAAATAAAGCTATACTATAA
- the recN gene encoding DNA repair protein RecN: MLKYLEIRNFVLIDKLKINFSSGFNVLTGETGAGKSIIISALELITGEKGSTRMVGANGDRLIVSGNFSLQSSADIVKNKLKEWNIEINNDELNIKREITKDGKSKSFINNVGVKVAELKELGDLIVDIHGQHEHQSLFNPANHLNFYDSYLNIDDKLENYKNHYNKLTKLIKQHNEISQNKNNILKEKSFLEYAIDEIEKAKLKPNEDDDIKNDITMMSNAESIASSLSSINKDIFGSESGAYTKLTRSISALQSISKYDSRLSDIASQIEGITLNLEDIKTVLTEIRSKTKFDPEELQSLNERLFFINNLKKKYGSNIKEIISYAKEAKEKLDSLNFSEEDIENLKKEIEELRKKTSILAKEISDIRHNRKDDFIKAIESEMNDLGMSSTKFDVEITLDEDDDGILNIDGSNLKANSTGIDNIEFIIAPNKQSMFQPLRKIASGGEISRIMLSLKNVLSLGDYCETCVFDEIDVGVGGRIAEVIGEKIAALSKRKQVLSVTHLAQIAIYANNHFKVTKNEGDDIVTSTIEELDDSMRVKEIARMITGKEITEASIKHAEEMLEHAKK, from the coding sequence ATGCTTAAATATCTCGAAATTAGAAATTTTGTATTAATAGATAAATTAAAAATAAATTTCAGCAGCGGTTTTAATGTGCTTACAGGAGAAACTGGTGCTGGTAAAAGTATTATAATCAGTGCATTAGAACTCATTACAGGTGAAAAAGGCTCTACTAGAATGGTTGGAGCTAATGGAGACAGATTAATAGTCTCAGGAAATTTTTCTCTTCAGTCATCTGCAGATATCGTAAAAAATAAATTAAAAGAATGGAATATAGAAATTAATAATGATGAGCTTAATATAAAAAGAGAAATTACTAAAGATGGAAAAAGCAAATCATTTATAAATAATGTAGGCGTTAAAGTTGCTGAATTAAAAGAGCTTGGTGATTTAATAGTAGATATACATGGACAGCATGAACATCAGTCTCTTTTTAATCCTGCTAATCATTTAAACTTTTATGATAGTTATTTAAATATCGATGATAAATTAGAAAATTATAAAAATCATTATAATAAGCTTACAAAATTAATAAAGCAGCATAATGAAATATCTCAGAATAAAAATAACATATTAAAAGAAAAATCTTTTTTAGAATATGCTATAGATGAAATAGAAAAAGCTAAATTAAAGCCAAATGAAGATGATGATATAAAAAATGATATTACTATGATGTCAAATGCAGAAAGCATAGCTTCATCACTTTCTTCTATTAATAAGGATATATTTGGAAGCGAATCAGGAGCTTATACAAAATTAACAAGAAGTATTTCAGCATTACAAAGCATATCAAAATACGACAGCAGACTTTCAGATATTGCATCACAGATAGAAGGTATAACATTAAATCTTGAAGATATAAAAACTGTTTTAACAGAAATAAGATCAAAAACAAAATTTGATCCTGAAGAACTTCAATCTCTTAATGAGAGACTTTTCTTCATTAATAATCTAAAAAAGAAATATGGTTCTAATATAAAAGAAATAATATCTTATGCCAAAGAAGCTAAAGAAAAATTAGACTCTCTCAATTTCTCTGAAGAGGATATTGAAAACTTAAAAAAAGAAATAGAAGAATTAAGAAAAAAAACTTCTATACTTGCAAAAGAAATATCTGATATAAGACATAACAGAAAAGATGATTTTATTAAAGCAATAGAAAGCGAGATGAATGATTTAGGTATGTCATCTACGAAATTTGATGTTGAAATAACTTTAGATGAAGATGATGACGGTATACTTAATATAGACGGATCTAATTTAAAAGCTAATTCTACTGGTATTGATAATATAGAATTTATAATAGCGCCAAATAAGCAAAGTATGTTTCAGCCTCTTAGAAAAATTGCATCAGGCGGTGAAATATCAAGAATAATGCTTTCATTGAAAAATGTACTTTCTTTAGGGGACTATTGTGAAACTTGTGTATTCGATGAAATAGATGTTGGAGTTGGCGGAAGGATTGCCGAAGTTATAGGTGAAAAAATAGCAGCATTATCAAAAAGAAAGCAGGTGCTTAGCGTTACTCACTTGGCACAGATTGCAATATATGCTAATAATCATTTTAAAGTTACAAAGAATGAAGGTGATGATATCGTTACATCAACTATTGAAGAACTTGATGATAGTATGAGAGTTAAAGAAATAGCAAGAATGATAACAGGAAAAGAAATCACAGAAGCAAGCATTAAACATGCTGAAGAAATGCTTGAACATGCCAAAAAATAA
- a CDS encoding NAD(+)/NADH kinase, with translation MNNRKKQQIGIIVNVLRTDTDGILKKINSIIKKYNIEAIIIDYDISSHNNIKKAAKELKNVSMLISIGGDGTLLSALKIAIKYDISVLPIYNGTLGFISEIPPEEAYLILEEYFEDKKTLYEIEPRTLLSVNIYSKGNKAYKEYLAVNELVLGKCDGRAIYINITISGKLISSIVGDGVVIATPTGSTAYALSAGGPILAPTIDAISFVPIAPHSLTFRPLVIPKCDNIELELTEKSLKAMITIDGYDICQFKNDDKIIAKISNKNCYIFQSSKRLFYDILRNKLNWGR, from the coding sequence ATGAACAATAGAAAAAAGCAACAAATAGGAATCATAGTTAATGTTCTTAGAACTGATACTGATGGAATTTTAAAAAAAATAAATAGTATAATAAAAAAATATAATATAGAAGCTATAATAATAGATTATGATATATCATCTCACAATAATATAAAAAAAGCAGCAAAAGAATTAAAAAATGTGTCAATGTTAATATCAATAGGTGGAGATGGAACATTGCTTTCCGCTTTGAAAATAGCTATAAAATACGATATATCAGTTCTTCCTATATATAATGGTACATTAGGGTTTATTTCAGAAATACCTCCTGAAGAAGCATATTTAATATTAGAAGAATATTTTGAGGATAAAAAAACATTATATGAAATAGAGCCTAGAACATTATTATCTGTAAATATTTATTCAAAAGGAAATAAGGCATATAAAGAATATCTTGCTGTAAATGAATTAGTTTTAGGAAAATGTGACGGCAGAGCAATATATATAAACATTACAATATCGGGTAAATTAATATCTTCAATAGTTGGCGATGGTGTTGTAATAGCAACTCCCACAGGTTCAACAGCTTATGCTTTAAGTGCCGGAGGTCCTATACTTGCCCCTACCATTGATGCAATATCTTTTGTACCTATAGCGCCTCATTCATTGACTTTCAGACCGCTTGTTATTCCTAAATGCGATAATATAGAGTTAGAATTGACAGAAAAATCATTAAAGGCTATGATAACAATAGACGGATATGATATATGTCAATTTAAAAATGATGATAAGATAATAGCAAAAATCAGCAATAAAAATTGTTATATATTTCAAAGTTCAAAAAGACTATTTTATGATATACTTAGGAATAAACTTAATTGGGGTAGATAA
- a CDS encoding lysophospholipid acyltransferase family protein, which translates to MILFSLIYFLLSFIFTLLCVIIAFSAYPFIRLFSKRKASQYVHSMAKFWGSSLMKMAFISFNIEGKENYDPSKTYLLTPNHQSAFDIFACFSIFKKSFAFVSKDTYGKVPLIGFGMSLSNYIFVKRGTVGAVKSIDDMEDRLKNNISVVIYPEGTRSATGEIKKPKRGILKIAERCSDIPVLPVVIYGTKDIMKARTIKITPFKKITVRFLEPFYFKDINGDDNAKLDYWYDIMTKNYNELIDKLISK; encoded by the coding sequence ATGATACTATTTAGTTTAATTTATTTTTTATTAAGTTTTATTTTTACATTATTATGCGTAATTATTGCATTTTCAGCTTATCCTTTTATAAGATTATTCTCTAAAAGAAAAGCTTCACAATATGTTCATAGTATGGCGAAATTTTGGGGAAGCTCATTAATGAAAATGGCATTTATTTCTTTCAATATTGAAGGAAAAGAAAATTATGATCCTAGTAAAACTTATTTATTAACACCAAATCATCAAAGTGCATTTGACATATTTGCATGCTTCAGCATATTTAAGAAATCATTTGCATTCGTTTCAAAGGATACTTATGGAAAAGTACCTTTAATTGGTTTTGGTATGTCGCTTTCTAATTATATATTTGTTAAAAGAGGTACTGTTGGTGCTGTAAAATCTATAGATGATATGGAAGACAGATTAAAAAATAACATAAGTGTGGTTATTTATCCTGAAGGAACAAGAAGCGCTACTGGTGAAATAAAAAAACCTAAAAGAGGAATATTAAAAATAGCAGAAAGATGTTCAGATATACCTGTTCTGCCTGTAGTTATATATGGTACTAAAGATATTATGAAAGCTAGAACTATTAAAATTACTCCATTTAAAAAGATAACTGTTAGATTTTTAGAACCTTTCTATTTCAAAGATATAAATGGCGATGATAATGCTAAATTAGATTATTGGTATGATATTATGACTAAAAATTATAATGAATTAATAGATAAATTAATTTCAAAATAA
- a CDS encoding 4Fe-4S dicluster domain-containing protein, translating to MNINNNASQLKKEILVKIALMFIEDRLIEDIDRLPIEIIPRDSKSIRCCIHNDREIIKNRIMARLGISVEGKEDSGIPLSEYAKLALDRDKPTWPMLTVLDEACNACVRANFMVTNACQACLARPCMVNCPKDAITILDEKRAHIDSSKCINCGLCLKNCPYHAIIYIPVPCEESCPVGAINKNDQGKEVIDYHKCIFCGNCMRECPFSAMMDKGQLLDVLKHLKADEKVNVMYAPAIASQFNAKPGQLKSALLKIGFNKVWEVALGADVTSDREAAEFEERMERGDKLMTTSCCPAYVKAVRKHVPELIPCVSETRTPMHYTAEMMHEDDPEAVNVFIGPCLAKRRESIDDDLVDYCLSMEELDALFIATGTDVAKEPDLNIETVPTASGRKYAVSGGVAEAVKVRLKHPEKLKATVINGLDKEGMKQLKGYGKVQSGEIPVTDDTPNLVEVMACNGGCVGGPCVVKNPKAAAVQLQRYASTGTEVKKD from the coding sequence GTGAATATTAATAATAACGCTTCTCAGTTAAAAAAAGAGATTTTGGTAAAGATAGCATTAATGTTTATTGAGGATAGACTTATAGAAGATATTGACAGATTACCTATAGAGATAATACCTAGAGATAGCAAATCTATAAGATGCTGTATACACAACGATAGAGAAATCATCAAAAATAGAATTATGGCAAGACTTGGAATAAGTGTTGAAGGTAAAGAGGATAGCGGAATACCATTATCTGAATATGCTAAATTGGCATTAGATAGAGATAAACCTACTTGGCCTATGCTTACTGTATTAGATGAGGCTTGTAATGCATGTGTAAGAGCTAATTTTATGGTTACTAATGCTTGTCAGGCTTGTTTGGCTAGACCTTGTATGGTTAACTGTCCTAAAGATGCCATAACTATATTAGATGAAAAAAGAGCTCATATAGACAGCTCTAAATGTATAAACTGCGGATTATGTTTAAAAAACTGTCCTTATCATGCAATCATTTATATACCTGTACCTTGTGAAGAATCTTGTCCTGTAGGTGCCATTAATAAGAATGATCAGGGAAAAGAAGTAATAGATTATCATAAATGTATATTCTGTGGAAACTGTATGAGAGAATGTCCTTTCAGTGCTATGATGGATAAGGGACAGCTTTTAGATGTACTTAAGCATTTAAAGGCAGATGAGAAAGTTAATGTAATGTATGCTCCTGCTATAGCTTCTCAGTTTAATGCTAAACCTGGGCAATTAAAAAGTGCTTTATTAAAAATAGGATTCAATAAAGTTTGGGAAGTTGCTTTGGGTGCTGATGTTACTTCTGACAGAGAAGCTGCAGAATTCGAAGAGAGAATGGAAAGAGGAGATAAATTAATGACCACTTCATGCTGTCCTGCTTATGTTAAAGCTGTTAGAAAGCATGTACCTGAACTTATTCCTTGTGTATCTGAGACTAGAACTCCTATGCATTATACAGCTGAAATGATGCATGAAGATGATCCTGAAGCTGTTAATGTATTTATAGGACCTTGTCTTGCTAAAAGAAGGGAAAGTATAGATGATGATTTAGTAGATTATTGTTTATCTATGGAAGAACTTGATGCTTTATTCATAGCTACAGGTACAGATGTGGCAAAAGAACCTGATTTAAATATAGAAACTGTTCCTACTGCTTCCGGAAGAAAATATGCTGTAAGTGGAGGTGTTGCCGAAGCTGTTAAAGTAAGATTAAAACACCCTGAAAAATTGAAAGCTACTGTTATTAACGGACTTGATAAAGAAGGTATGAAACAGCTAAAAGGCTATGGAAAGGTTCAGTCTGGAGAAATTCCTGTTACAGATGATACACCTAATCTTGTTGAGGTTATGGCTTGTAATGGAGGCTGTGTTGGAGGACCTTGTGTAGTTAAAAATCCTAAAGCTGCTGCTGTTCAATTACAAAGATACGCTTCTACAGGTACTGAGGTGAAAAAAGACTAA
- a CDS encoding ankyrin repeat domain-containing protein, whose amino-acid sequence MKLFFIFAFILYTNIALFADTRSDFFSAVHSGDIKSVKEYIEMGINVNLQDEKKRTPLMIATYKNYVKMVKLLVDNGADVNIQDAKLNSPFLYACANGMLDIVKLTYEKADTRNVLNIFGGNALIPACEKGHLGTVKFLLENTDIDVNHINHLSFTALLEVTILGNDSLNYVEIVKLLLEHGADKTIKDKNGHDALYYAKARNLKNIEKLLTD is encoded by the coding sequence ATGAAATTATTTTTTATATTTGCTTTTATTTTATATACGAATATTGCTTTATTTGCAGATACTAGAAGTGATTTTTTTTCTGCTGTACATAGCGGAGATATTAAATCTGTAAAAGAATATATAGAAATGGGTATAAATGTAAATTTACAAGATGAAAAAAAGAGAACCCCTTTAATGATAGCTACATATAAAAATTATGTAAAAATGGTTAAGCTTTTAGTTGATAATGGTGCTGATGTTAATATACAAGATGCAAAATTAAATTCACCTTTTCTATATGCATGTGCAAATGGAATGCTTGATATAGTAAAACTCACATATGAAAAAGCTGATACTAGAAATGTATTAAATATTTTTGGCGGAAATGCCTTAATACCAGCATGTGAAAAAGGACATCTTGGTACAGTAAAATTCCTTCTTGAAAACACTGATATAGATGTAAATCATATAAATCATTTATCTTTTACAGCTTTACTTGAAGTTACTATACTTGGAAATGATAGTTTAAATTATGTAGAAATAGTTAAGCTTTTATTAGAACATGGTGCTGATAAAACTATAAAAGATAAAAATGGGCATGATGCGCTATATTATGCTAAAGCAAGAAATTTAAAAAATATAGAAAAATTATTAACTGATTGA
- a CDS encoding fibronectin type III domain-containing protein produces MKVHYIGFLIAFILYFTANLNAVVYDVFSNTNNIYYSTLNNFTNSYILYDSDSALNYLTGDTALDSSILQGLIYSKDIKSIEGANGGDAVFFHNIKSYIKLDYYTGDGTHNFEDTMTSFTLEFYLNPYKIRMNSQVLSKTAIYNENGITKSSGIKANIVNGRLVWQFNNLFSYNGVYTNVMLTQGEYLKENEWRHHSVSFNAATGKLVKYIDGLEEQVIYLTSTGDETGSPYTIEFDNIKLDPLYLGNGFIGGLDAFYFTPRYKQTFNLYPYTADGEIISKVIDFENKNTFIDSINYIGNSTNGSYIDLYYRTSDYYFAPEDVNIAWEPLKNHTNIMTNTMTRYVQVRAVLKSNVDRNVTPVLNNVSINYHNPRKPLVPSNLTATAMNGTSVMLKWNGSHENTSGYKIYYGTKSGVYNEAQYTPIITENVNEYIIEGLEEGKVYYFTVTAIGGEGGNIESSFSEEVYVRPIQ; encoded by the coding sequence TTGAAAGTGCATTATATAGGTTTTTTAATAGCTTTTATTTTATATTTTACAGCCAACTTAAATGCTGTTGTTTATGATGTTTTTTCTAATACAAATAACATTTATTATAGTACATTAAATAATTTTACTAATAGTTATATATTATATGATAGTGACTCGGCACTTAACTACTTAACAGGAGACACTGCACTTGATTCTAGTATTTTACAGGGACTTATATACAGTAAAGATATTAAAAGTATAGAAGGTGCCAATGGAGGAGATGCTGTATTTTTTCATAATATTAAATCTTATATAAAACTTGATTATTATACAGGAGATGGTACACATAACTTTGAAGATACTATGACAAGTTTTACTTTGGAATTTTATTTGAATCCTTATAAAATAAGAATGAATTCTCAAGTACTATCAAAAACAGCTATATATAATGAAAACGGTATTACAAAATCTTCAGGCATAAAAGCTAATATTGTTAATGGAAGATTAGTTTGGCAGTTTAATAATTTATTCTCTTATAATGGTGTATATACAAATGTTATGTTAACTCAAGGAGAATATTTAAAAGAGAATGAATGGAGACATCATAGTGTAAGTTTCAATGCTGCTACAGGAAAATTAGTAAAATATATAGACGGACTTGAAGAGCAAGTGATATATTTAACTAGTACTGGCGATGAAACAGGTTCTCCTTATACTATAGAATTTGATAATATAAAATTGGATCCTTTATATTTAGGAAATGGTTTTATAGGTGGACTAGATGCTTTTTATTTTACACCTCGTTATAAGCAGACTTTTAATTTATATCCTTATACAGCAGATGGTGAAATAATAAGTAAAGTTATAGATTTTGAAAATAAAAATACATTTATTGACTCTATAAATTATATTGGAAATTCTACAAATGGAAGTTATATAGATTTATATTATAGAACTTCAGATTATTATTTTGCCCCTGAAGATGTTAATATAGCTTGGGAGCCTTTAAAAAATCATACTAATATAATGACAAATACAATGACTAGATATGTTCAAGTTAGAGCAGTATTAAAGAGCAATGTAGATAGAAATGTTACACCTGTATTGAATAATGTTTCTATAAATTATCATAATCCAAGAAAGCCTTTAGTACCATCTAATTTAACAGCTACTGCAATGAATGGAACTTCTGTTATGTTAAAATGGAATGGCTCTCATGAAAATACATCAGGATATAAAATTTATTATGGAACAAAATCAGGAGTATATAATGAAGCACAATATACGCCTATAATAACAGAAAATGTAAATGAATATATAATAGAAGGACTTGAAGAAGGAAAGGTTTATTATTTTACCGTTACAGCTATAGGCGGAGAGGGCGGAAATATAGAAAGCAGTTTTTCTGAAGAAGTTTATGTAAGACCAATTCAATAA
- a CDS encoding tetratricopeptide repeat protein yields MSTNTKAMKLSNLAEELLKKGVNEEAIEALKRSMRLSTSDDMKAYLQVAVSLFENGDYEHAKIFLNTFLEYWMAAEAYFILGAIAKKEYRLEEAFELYRKGITLYTSSNLNPYYEFLSLCTLLKEEDKGLETAKNVLKINSKDRVALVYMANYFFRNKLYKEAMNFYKILVDNKLADHNDYHYYGVCLHEIKDYKKAENMYLQALAMYPADTPEVLALKNLRSKTLKDNYPNLKESKEKYTNKIKENPESSDYFHLGNIEFIDGNYEKAAEFYSKAKEVYEEKVCIL; encoded by the coding sequence GTGTCTACTAATACTAAAGCAATGAAATTAAGTAATCTTGCCGAAGAATTATTAAAAAAAGGAGTAAATGAAGAGGCTATAGAAGCCTTGAAAAGAAGTATGAGATTAAGTACTTCTGATGATATGAAAGCATATTTACAAGTTGCTGTTTCTTTATTTGAAAACGGCGATTATGAACATGCTAAAATATTTTTAAATACTTTTTTAGAATATTGGATGGCAGCCGAAGCATATTTCATTTTAGGAGCTATTGCTAAAAAAGAATATAGATTAGAAGAAGCTTTTGAACTTTACAGAAAAGGTATTACTTTATATACTTCATCAAACCTTAATCCTTATTATGAGTTTTTATCTTTATGTACACTTCTTAAAGAAGAAGATAAAGGATTGGAAACTGCTAAAAATGTACTTAAAATCAATTCTAAAGATAGAGTTGCTTTGGTTTATATGGCTAATTATTTCTTTAGAAATAAACTTTATAAAGAAGCTATGAATTTTTATAAAATATTAGTTGATAATAAGCTTGCTGATCATAATGACTACCATTATTATGGAGTTTGCTTGCATGAAATTAAAGATTATAAAAAAGCAGAAAATATGTATTTGCAAGCATTAGCTATGTATCCAGCTGATACTCCTGAAGTGTTGGCTCTTAAAAATCTTAGAAGCAAAACATTAAAAGACAATTATCCTAATTTAAAAGAAAGTAAAGAAAAATATACAAATAAAATAAAAGAAAATCCTGAATCAAGTGATTATTTCCATTTAGGCAATATTGAATTTATTGATGGAAATTATGAAAAGGCAGCAGAATTCTATTCTAAAGCTAAAGAAGTTTATGAAGAGAAGGTTTGCATTTTATAA
- a CDS encoding ABC transporter substrate-binding protein: MNKIIYIFSILILLISCNIKKEDESKDTNIKIKVGYLYEFAGASAIAIAKEKGFFEEENLDAELFEFFNGHAAILSMVSKEIDFTYIGHAAHSLIINGDVQILIPNGISKGEKIITGKWTGINNISDLKRKTIATHFGTSSATMLNAILEKNNIKLEDINLTNINITNLDDALINKEVDAVSIWDPYTRQITEKIPNDYKILADIANYSNEIILTSSFVSTSEYINNNPDTVKKFSRAILKAMDYRKNNIYEAVEITAKLTGNDIESVKKEIDTGIWFSSSDIKNACDSGKMIKWYEAQQNIFLNSNIIKKSLPVTNYIQLSILTNILNSL; the protein is encoded by the coding sequence ATGAATAAAATTATTTATATTTTCTCTATTTTAATTCTTTTAATATCATGTAATATTAAAAAAGAAGATGAAAGTAAAGATACAAATATCAAAATAAAAGTAGGATATTTGTATGAATTTGCCGGAGCTTCTGCAATTGCAATAGCAAAAGAAAAAGGTTTTTTTGAAGAAGAAAATCTAGATGCAGAACTATTTGAATTTTTCAATGGTCATGCTGCAATTTTATCTATGGTTTCTAAAGAAATAGATTTTACATATATAGGACATGCAGCACATTCGCTAATTATAAACGGAGATGTACAAATATTAATACCAAATGGAATAAGCAAAGGCGAAAAAATAATAACAGGAAAATGGACAGGTATTAATAACATTTCTGATTTAAAAAGAAAAACTATAGCAACTCATTTTGGTACTTCAAGTGCCACTATGCTTAATGCGATATTGGAAAAGAATAATATAAAACTAGAAGATATAAATTTAACAAATATTAATATCACTAATCTTGATGATGCTCTAATAAATAAAGAAGTTGATGCTGTCTCAATATGGGATCCATACACCAGACAAATTACTGAAAAAATTCCAAATGATTATAAAATATTGGCTGATATTGCAAATTATAGTAATGAAATTATATTAACAAGCAGTTTTGTATCAACATCAGAATATATTAACAATAATCCGGATACCGTAAAAAAATTCTCAAGAGCAATATTAAAAGCTATGGATTATAGAAAAAATAATATATATGAAGCTGTAGAAATTACAGCAAAACTTACTGGAAATGATATAGAATCAGTAAAAAAAGAAATAGATACAGGAATATGGTTTTCTTCATCAGATATAAAAAATGCATGTGATTCAGGAAAAATGATAAAATGGTATGAAGCACAGCAAAATATATTTTTAAATTCTAATATTATTAAAAAATCTCTACCTGTAACAAACTATATACAATTATCAATCCTTACAAATATATTAAATAGTTTATAA